In a single window of the Leptidea sinapis chromosome 47, ilLepSina1.1, whole genome shotgun sequence genome:
- the LOC126978154 gene encoding nucleosome assembly protein 1-like 1 isoform X2 has translation MGSVKQSKKTRSGRESSSDSESGNDETVVRDSDLVQHLMRSIHTENIAALPPKVRRRLKALRFLQKDFVDIEAKFYSEVHELECKYAKLYKPIFEKRAEIVNGHYEPTDAECHTPWHDDTEEEELAKAVQNAAITDKEQNDQNKTEEPPMDPNVKGIPDFWYTIFKNVSMLSELMQEHDEPIIKSLQDIKVIMHEDPIGFTIEFHFAPNDYFTNTVLTKEYSMKCKPDEESPLEFEGPEIYACKGCTIDWKKGCNVTMKTIKKKQKHKSRGSVRTITKTVQADSFFNFFNPPSMPDDPNSTIASDTQALLAADFEIGHYIRERVVSRAVLLYTGEGLDEDDDDYEEEEEEEEESTSEESDDDHPAPRRRNKKPTSKSSAENPAECKQQ, from the exons ATGGGTTCCGTGAAACAGAGTAAAAAGACTAGAAGTGGGCGCGAATCGTCTTCCGACAGTGAATCAGGGAATGATGAGACGGTGGTGAGAGACAGCGATCTAGTGCAACACTTGATGAGGAG TATTCACACTGAAAATATCGCTGCTCTACCACCTAAAGTGCGCCGACGTCTCAAGGCACTCAGATTCCTGCAGAAGGACTTTGTTGACATTGAAGCCAAGTTTTATTCCGAAGTGCACGAGCTGGAATGCAAATATGCCAAACTTTACAAGCCAATATTTGAAAAG AGAGCCGAAATTGTCAATGGCCATTATGAACCTACTGATGCTGAATGTCACACACCATGGCAtgatgacaccgaggaggaAGAGCTAGCAAAAGCTGTTCAAAATGCTGCCATCACTGACAAGGAACAGAATGACCAAAACAAAACTGAAGA ACCACCCATGGACCCAAATGTCAAAGGAATTCCAGACTTCTGGTACACAATATTCAAGAATGTCTCCATGCTATCAGAACTGATGCAAGAGCATGATGAACCAATCATTAAGAGCCTGCAGGATATCAAAG tgatcatgcATGAAGACCCAATTGGATTTACAATCGAGTTTCACTTTGCTCCCAATGACTACTTCACAAACACAGTTCTTACTAAAGAGTACTCAATGAAATGCAAGCCTGATGAAGAAAGCCCATTGGAATTTGAAGGACCTGAAATCTATGCGTGCAAG GGTTGCACAATAGACTGGAAGAAGGGCTgtaatgtaacaatgaaaactatTAAGAAGAAACAGAAGCACAAGTCCCGTGGTTCAGTCCGGACCATCACCAAGACCGTGCAGGCGGACTCATTCTTCAACTTCTTCAATCCACCAAGCATGCCCGATGATCCCAACTCCACCATCGCATCTGATACACAG GCACTGTTGGCTGCGGACTTCGAGATTGGCCACTACATCCGCGAGCGAGTGGTGTCGCGTGCCGTGTTGCTGTACACCGGCGAGGGACTCGACGAGGACGACGACGACTACGAGGAGGAG GAggaggaagaagaagaaagtaCTTCGGAGGAGAGTGACGATGATCACCCCGCGCCTCGGAGACGCAACAAGAAGCCGACGAGCAAGAGCAGTGCGGAGAATCCCGCAGAGTGTAAACAGCAGTAG
- the LOC126978154 gene encoding nucleosome assembly protein 1-like 1 isoform X3 has translation MGSVKQSKKTRSGRESSSDSESGNDETVVRDSDLVQHLMRRYFERSIHTENIAALPPKVRRRLKALRFLQKDFVDIEAKFYSEVHELECKYAKLYKPIFEKRAEIVNGHYEPTDAECHTPWHDDTEEEELAKAVQNAAITDKEQNDQNKTEEPPMDPNVKGIPDFWYTIFKNVSMLSELMQEHDEPIIKSLQDIKVIMHEDPIGFTIEFHFAPNDYFTNTVLTKEYSMKCKPDEESPLEFEGPEIYACKGCTIDWKKGCNVTMKTIKKKQKHKSRGSVRTITKTVQADSFFNFFNPPSMPDDPNSTIASDTQALLAADFEIGHYIRERVVSRAVLLYTGEGLDEDDDDYEEEEDSFSDEDSGTEEISDVDAEMED, from the exons ATGGGTTCCGTGAAACAGAGTAAAAAGACTAGAAGTGGGCGCGAATCGTCTTCCGACAGTGAATCAGGGAATGATGAGACGGTGGTGAGAGACAGCGATCTAGTGCAACACTTGATGAGGAGGTATTTTGAACGCAG TATTCACACTGAAAATATCGCTGCTCTACCACCTAAAGTGCGCCGACGTCTCAAGGCACTCAGATTCCTGCAGAAGGACTTTGTTGACATTGAAGCCAAGTTTTATTCCGAAGTGCACGAGCTGGAATGCAAATATGCCAAACTTTACAAGCCAATATTTGAAAAG AGAGCCGAAATTGTCAATGGCCATTATGAACCTACTGATGCTGAATGTCACACACCATGGCAtgatgacaccgaggaggaAGAGCTAGCAAAAGCTGTTCAAAATGCTGCCATCACTGACAAGGAACAGAATGACCAAAACAAAACTGAAGA ACCACCCATGGACCCAAATGTCAAAGGAATTCCAGACTTCTGGTACACAATATTCAAGAATGTCTCCATGCTATCAGAACTGATGCAAGAGCATGATGAACCAATCATTAAGAGCCTGCAGGATATCAAAG tgatcatgcATGAAGACCCAATTGGATTTACAATCGAGTTTCACTTTGCTCCCAATGACTACTTCACAAACACAGTTCTTACTAAAGAGTACTCAATGAAATGCAAGCCTGATGAAGAAAGCCCATTGGAATTTGAAGGACCTGAAATCTATGCGTGCAAG GGTTGCACAATAGACTGGAAGAAGGGCTgtaatgtaacaatgaaaactatTAAGAAGAAACAGAAGCACAAGTCCCGTGGTTCAGTCCGGACCATCACCAAGACCGTGCAGGCGGACTCATTCTTCAACTTCTTCAATCCACCAAGCATGCCCGATGATCCCAACTCCACCATCGCATCTGATACACAG GCACTGTTGGCTGCGGACTTCGAGATTGGCCACTACATCCGCGAGCGAGTGGTGTCGCGTGCCGTGTTGCTGTACACCGGCGAGGGACTCGACGAGGACGACGACGACTACGAGGAGGAG GAGGATTCCTTCTCTGATGAAGACTCTGGTACAGAGGAGATATCCGATGTTGATGCAGAAATGGAAGATTGA
- the LOC126978154 gene encoding nucleosome assembly protein 1-like 1-B isoform X1 codes for MGSVKQSKKTRSGRESSSDSESGNDETVVRDSDLVQHLMRRYFERSIHTENIAALPPKVRRRLKALRFLQKDFVDIEAKFYSEVHELECKYAKLYKPIFEKRAEIVNGHYEPTDAECHTPWHDDTEEEELAKAVQNAAITDKEQNDQNKTEEPPMDPNVKGIPDFWYTIFKNVSMLSELMQEHDEPIIKSLQDIKVIMHEDPIGFTIEFHFAPNDYFTNTVLTKEYSMKCKPDEESPLEFEGPEIYACKGCTIDWKKGCNVTMKTIKKKQKHKSRGSVRTITKTVQADSFFNFFNPPSMPDDPNSTIASDTQALLAADFEIGHYIRERVVSRAVLLYTGEGLDEDDDDYEEEEEEEEESTSEESDDDHPAPRRRNKKPTSKSSAENPAECKQQ; via the exons ATGGGTTCCGTGAAACAGAGTAAAAAGACTAGAAGTGGGCGCGAATCGTCTTCCGACAGTGAATCAGGGAATGATGAGACGGTGGTGAGAGACAGCGATCTAGTGCAACACTTGATGAGGAGGTATTTTGAACGCAG TATTCACACTGAAAATATCGCTGCTCTACCACCTAAAGTGCGCCGACGTCTCAAGGCACTCAGATTCCTGCAGAAGGACTTTGTTGACATTGAAGCCAAGTTTTATTCCGAAGTGCACGAGCTGGAATGCAAATATGCCAAACTTTACAAGCCAATATTTGAAAAG AGAGCCGAAATTGTCAATGGCCATTATGAACCTACTGATGCTGAATGTCACACACCATGGCAtgatgacaccgaggaggaAGAGCTAGCAAAAGCTGTTCAAAATGCTGCCATCACTGACAAGGAACAGAATGACCAAAACAAAACTGAAGA ACCACCCATGGACCCAAATGTCAAAGGAATTCCAGACTTCTGGTACACAATATTCAAGAATGTCTCCATGCTATCAGAACTGATGCAAGAGCATGATGAACCAATCATTAAGAGCCTGCAGGATATCAAAG tgatcatgcATGAAGACCCAATTGGATTTACAATCGAGTTTCACTTTGCTCCCAATGACTACTTCACAAACACAGTTCTTACTAAAGAGTACTCAATGAAATGCAAGCCTGATGAAGAAAGCCCATTGGAATTTGAAGGACCTGAAATCTATGCGTGCAAG GGTTGCACAATAGACTGGAAGAAGGGCTgtaatgtaacaatgaaaactatTAAGAAGAAACAGAAGCACAAGTCCCGTGGTTCAGTCCGGACCATCACCAAGACCGTGCAGGCGGACTCATTCTTCAACTTCTTCAATCCACCAAGCATGCCCGATGATCCCAACTCCACCATCGCATCTGATACACAG GCACTGTTGGCTGCGGACTTCGAGATTGGCCACTACATCCGCGAGCGAGTGGTGTCGCGTGCCGTGTTGCTGTACACCGGCGAGGGACTCGACGAGGACGACGACGACTACGAGGAGGAG GAggaggaagaagaagaaagtaCTTCGGAGGAGAGTGACGATGATCACCCCGCGCCTCGGAGACGCAACAAGAAGCCGACGAGCAAGAGCAGTGCGGAGAATCCCGCAGAGTGTAAACAGCAGTAG